A section of the Oryzias latipes chromosome 8, ASM223467v1 genome encodes:
- the LOC101157699 gene encoding mast cell tryptase-like, with protein MALKLIFVVALQTLFIKESVSQLSVCGRANLNNRIVGGQDAPAGFWPWQVSLQTSSHFCGGSLINNQWVLTAAHCFPSGSASGVTVVLGLQSLQGSNPNNVSRTITRLIIHPNYNSNDNDIALLQLSSPVNFTNYISPVCLSATNSTFYSGVNTWVTGWGNIGSGVSLPAPQTLQEVQVPIVGNRRCKCSYSSITDNMVCAGLLEGGKDSCQGDSGGPLVIKQNNRWIQAGVVSFGRGCALPNFPGVYTRVSQYQTWINTQIISNQPGFIAFTSNGTDSDLSVSCPVEPPITTTLPDACTSSLACLDHHTWLWTLSPARLMPPASPNFIWIKIICWTLNM; from the exons ATGGCACTGAAGCTGATCTTTGTGGTGGCTCTGCAGACTCTCTTCATAAAAG AGTCGGTGTCGCAGCTTTCTG TTTGTGGTCGAGCAAATCTGAACAACAGGATTGTTGGAGGACAAGATGCTCCTGCAGGGTTCTGGCCTTGGCAGGTCAGTCTGCAGACATCTTCACACTtctgtggaggatccctcatcAACAACCAGTGGGTGCTGACGGCTGCTCACTGCTTTCCAAG tGGCAGTGCATCTGGTGTGACTGTAGTTCTGGGTCTTCAAAGTCTGCAGGGATCTAACCCCAACAATGTGTCTCGAACAATAACAAGACTAATCATTCATCCGAACTACAACTCAAATGATAACGACATCGCCCTCCTGCAGCTCTCCTCACCAGTAAACTTCACCAACTACATTTCtccagtctgtctgtctgccaccAACAGCACCTTCTACAGCGGCGTCAACACCTGGGTCACCGGCTGGGGCAACATTGGAAGTGGAG tCTCCCTTCCTGCCCCACAAACCCTTCAGGAAGTACAAGTACCAATTGTGGGAAACAGACGGTGTAAGTGCAGCTATAGCTCCATCACTGACAACATGGTGTGTGCCGGGTTACTGGAAGGAGGCAAAGACTCTTGTCAG GGAGACTCTGGAGGTCCGCTGGTGATTAAGCAGAACAACCGATGGATCCAAGCAGGAGTTGTGAGTTTTGGAAGAGGTTGTGCTCTACCTAATTTCCCAGGAGTCTACACCAGAGTGTCCCAGTACCAGACCTGGATCAACACCCAAATCATCAGCAATCAGCCGGGCTTTATCGCCTTCACCTCCAATGGAACTGACAGTGACCTCAGTGTGTCGTGTCCAGTAGAGCCACCAATTACTACTACTTTACCAGATG catgtacctcgtctctggcttgcCTCGACCaccacacctggctgtggaccCTGTCTCCAGCTCGTCTCATGCCCCCAGCCTCCCCCAACTTTATCTGGATAaagatcatttgctggactttaaatatgtag
- the LOC111947730 gene encoding transmembrane protease serine 9-like, translating into MASLQKNGQHVCGGTLVSLDSVLSDAKCFSSPPVASKWTVVLGRLKQNGSNPFEVSLNVTNITLSNQTGSNVAVLQLSTPPPLNNYIQPICLDKGRTFPVGTTCWAAGWSSGRGGKEEVLQEFQTSVLECPTSTAANGSICTGRFTLEQGDSGGPLLCKQDGSWYQAAVLSSTNISSRKKRAVLSSTAVMQFEKISRFQDFLVKTVGTFLSPASTTNITITTPTTRPTTGPTRPYTRPTTGPTRPYTRPTTGPTRPFTSPPSPHTTTMNGWNIHHKVFFYLRLIFRTLCSLFSSHES; encoded by the exons ATGGCGAGTCTACAGAAGAATGGACAGCATGTCTGTGGAGGGACTCTAGTTTCTCTGGACTCTGTGCTCAGTGATGCTAAATGCTTCTCAAG TCCTCCTGTGGCGTCCAAGTGGACGGTTGTGTTGGGTCGTCTGAAGCAGAATGGATCAAACCCCTTTGAGGTGTCGCTGAATGTGACAAATATCACACTGAGCAACCAGACAGGGTCCAATGTTGCTGTGCTGCAACTCTCCACCCCGCCCCCCCTGAATAATTACATCCAGCCCATCTGTCTGGACAAAGGAAGAACATTTCCTGTGGGAACAACATGCTGGGCTGCAGGCTGGAGTTCTGGACGTGGAGGAA AAGAAGAAGTTCTGCAGGAGTTCCAAACCTCAGTTCTAGAATGTCCGACTTCAACAGCTGCAAATGGCAGCATTTGTACCGGACGCTTTACCCTTGAACAG GGTGACTCTGGAGGCCCCCTCCTGTGTAAGCAGGACGGTTCTTGGTATCAGGCAGCTGTGTTATCATCTACGAACATTTCAAGCAGGAAAAAACGAGCTGTGTTATCATCTACGGCAgtgatgcagtttgaaaaaatcaGCCGATTCCAGGACTTCCTGGTTAAGACGGTGGGAACATTCCTGTCTCCTGCCTCAACCACCAACATTACAATTACCACACCGACGACCAGACCTACTACCGGACCTACCAGACCTTATACTAGACCTACTACCGGACCTACCAGACCTTATACTAGACCAACTACCGGACCTACCAGACCTTTTACCAGCCCCCCTTCTCCCCACACGACTACAATGAATGGCTGGAACATTCATCATAAGGTTTTCTTCTACCTTCGTCTCATTTTCCGGACCTTGTGTTCCCTTTTCTCCTCACACGAAAGTTAA